The Chlorocebus sabaeus isolate Y175 chromosome 6, mChlSab1.0.hap1, whole genome shotgun sequence genome has a segment encoding these proteins:
- the SBSN gene encoding suprabasin, whose protein sequence is MHLAHLVSSCCLLLLLGALPGWAASDDPIEKVIEGINRGLSNAEREVGKALDGINSGITHAGREVEKVFNGLSNMGSHTGKELDKGVQGLNHGMDKVAHEINHGIGQAGKEAEKFGHGVNNAAGQVGKEADKLIHHGVHHGANQAGSEAGRFGQGAHHAAGQAGNEAGRFGQGIHHAAGQAGNEAGRFGQGVHHGLSEGWKETEKFGQGIHHTAGQVGKEAEKFGQGIHHAAGQVGKEAEKFGQGAHHAVGQAGNEAEKFGQGIHHTAGQVGKEAEKFGQGAHHAVGQAGNEAGRFGQGIHHAAGQAGNEAGRFGQGAHHAAGQAGNEAGRFGQGIHHAAGQAGNEAGRFGQGAHHGLSEGWKETEKFGQGIHHTAGQVGKEAEKLGQGVHHAASQFGKETEKLGHGIHHGVNEAWKEAEKFGQGVHHAASQVGKEGDGAVQGLHHGISQAGREAGQFGHNIHYAAGQAGKEGDIAVHGVQPGVHEAGKEAGQFGQGVHHTLEQAGKEADKAVQGFHTGVHQAGKEAEKLGQGVNHAADQARKEADKAVQGFHTGVHEAGKEAEQFGQGVHHTLEQAGKEADKAVQGFHTGVHQAGKEAEKLGQGVNHAADQAGKEVEKLGQGAHHAAGQAGKESQNAHNGVNQASKEANQLLNGNHQGGSSGHQGGATTTPLASGASVNTPFINLPALWRSVANIMP, encoded by the exons ATGCATCTTGCACATCTGGTCAGCTCCTGCTGCCTCCTTCTGCTACTGGGGGCCCTGCCTGGATGGGCGGCCAGCGATGACCCCATTGAGAAGGTCATTGAAGGGATCAACCGAGGGCTGAGCAATGCAGAGAGAGAGGTGGGCAAGGCCCTGGATGGCATCAACAGTGGAATCACGCACGCTGGAAGGGAAGTGGAGAAGGTTTTCAATGGACTTAGCAACATGGGGAGCCACACCGGCAAGGAGTTGGACAAAGGCGTCCAGGGGCTCAACCACGGAATGGACAAGGTAGCCCATGAGATCAACCATGGTATTGGACAAGcaggaaaggaagcagagaagtTTGGCCATGGGGTCAACAACGCTGCTGGACAGGTTGGGAAGGAGGCAGACAAACTGATCCACCATGGGGTCCATCACGGGGCCAACCAGGCGGGAAGTGAGGCAGGGAGGTTTGGCCAGGGGGCCCACCATGCTGCAGGGCAGGCTGGAAATGAGGCGGGGAGGTTTGGCCAGGGTATCCACCATGCTGCGGGGCAGGCTGGAAATGAGGCAGGGAGGTTTGGCCAGGGGGTCCATCATGGTCTCAGTGAGGgctggaaggaaacagagaagttTGGCCAGGGGATCCACCATACTGCTGGTCAGGTTGGGAAAGAGGCAGAGAAGTTTGGCCAGGGGATCCACCATGCTGCTGGTCAGGTtgggaaggaggcagagaagtTTGGCCAGGGGGCCCACCATGCTGTGGGGCAGGCCGGAAATGAGGCAGAGAAGTTTGGCCAGGGGATCCACCATACTGCTGGTCAGGTtgggaaggaggcagagaagtTTGGCCAGGGGGCCCACCACGCTGTGGGGCAGGCCGGAAATGAGGCAGGGAGGTTTGGCCAGGGTATCCACCATGCTGCAGGGCAGGCCGGAAATGAGGCAGGGAGGTTTGGCCAGGGGGCCCACCATGCTGCGGGGCAGGCCGGAAATGAGGCAGGGAGGTTTGGCCAGGGTATCCACCATGCTGCAGGGCAGGCCGGAAATGAGGCAGGGAGGTTTGGCCAGGGGGCCCATCATGGGCTCAGTGAGGGCTGGAAGGAGACAGAAAAGTTTGGCCAGGGAATCCACCATACTGCTGGTCAGGTtgggaaggaggcagagaagtTAGGCCAGGGGGTCCACCATGCTGCCAGTCAGTTtgggaaggaaacagagaagctCGGCCATGGGATCCACCATGGGGTTAATGAGGCCTGGAAGGAAGCAGAGAAGTTTGGCCAGGGAGTCCACCATGCTGCTTCGCAGGTAGGGAAGGAGGGAGACGGAGCGGTCCAAGGCCTCCATCATGGCATTAGTCAGGCTGGAAGGGAGGCGGGGCAGTTTGGCCACAACATTCACTACGCAGCAGGGCAGGCTGGGAAAGAGGGAGACATAGCAGTCCATGGTGTCCAACCCGGGGTCCATGAGGCCGGGAAGGAGGCCGGGCAATTTGGCCAGGGAGTTCACCACACCCTTGAACAGGCCGGAAAGGAAGCAGACAAAGCGGTCCAAGGGTTCCACACTGGGGTCCACCAGGCtgggaaggaagcagagaaacTTGGCCAAGGGGTCAACCATGCTGCTGACCAGGCCAGAAAGGAAGCAGACAAAGCGGTCCAAGGGTTCCACACCGGGGTTCACGAGGCTGGGAAGGAGGCAGAGCAGTTTGGCCAGGGAGTTCACCATACCCTTGAACAGGCCGGAAAGGAAGCAGACAAAGCGGTCCAAGGGTTCCACACTGGGGTCCACCAGGCtgggaaggaagcagagaaacTTGGCCAAGGGGTCAACCATGCTGCTGACCAGGCTGGAAAGGAAGTGGAGAAGCTTGGCCAAGGTGCCCACCATGCTGCTGGCCAGGCCGGGAAGGAGTCGCAGAATGCTCATAATGGGGTCAACCAAGCCAGCAAGGAGGCCAACCAGCTGCTGAAT GGCAACCATCAAGGCGGATCTTCCGGCCATCAAGGAGGGGCCACAACCACGCCGTTAGCCTCTGGG GCCTCGGTCAACACGCCTTTCATCAACCTTCCCGCTCTGTGGAGG aGCGTCGCCAACATCATGCCCTAA